The following are encoded in a window of Anopheles stephensi strain Indian chromosome X, UCI_ANSTEP_V1.0, whole genome shotgun sequence genomic DNA:
- the LOC118510450 gene encoding histone deacetylase 4 isoform X1, with the protein MHSFFNEMARDSTMGRDRVLVVPNTGIALNSSSSSQITAPADISQQILELQKEQELEKQKLWHAFQEKNKELEMQHRQQLEHKFQELRDQRIAEEAAQQRERREREAIKRKEKHECCANASSEVKQKLQTFLIQKKQAAASNGLSSPLPYRNWGVVKSSSGESLPGGAVAAAVSSHPYKIPPPPSSISKYDPDFPLRKTASEPNLLKIRLKQRVIEKRSLNGPLAARRQERLRRLQKQQHNQALAQTNCAGTASVTTTDSGPNSPPTVGSRASPTNAPIQEENEDPQYGSGTSRASINDLSLFSSPSMPNISLGRPHLGSSAASVAHLTINAARPTHLGIGSIGGQGASVPFVNPSMLDITEQQQCNQNVAAVAAAAAAAAAASGVVGLERAHLTGAFSSSSGPGSSSMYHHQPSITDAHVAQARLHKQGHRPLGRTQSAPLPLGHPMLAGASSVAAAAMMNISQTHFENSEAERQAYEQHLLMKQKIRQTALTRAANCVNREPQLREEVESNEVIDLTDKKQPPKTVLASSVIKSTSQSHLLSHQSSHDDLSHAAAQQQHQHLSELIHQQQHYHRERELFMRRSIQLSVLEDPYTHHASGNAAAATAAANLLRPLSRTSSSPLVHLSSIGGGSSGGHQTAQQSMFSDTGQSSAGGDDDLPPPVNLTVQNRSRSLLSYTHEGLAASMVGGTGGTTTTAVGSATTGSSSASGSPPVGMALQLTTSSSASAIIGASREQKLRTTTTGLAFDSLMLKHVCACGDNANHPEHSGRLQSIWARLVGTGLAIRCDKLRSRKATQEELQTVHTEGHALLFGTSQLNRQKVDTSRVSFVRLACGGVGVDLDTTWNEHHTAAAARMAAGCVIDLSYKVARGENRNGFAVVRPPGHHAEADAAMGFCFFNSIALAARLLRHRMPHEMRRVLIVDWDVHHGNGTQQAFYDDASVLYLSVHRHDDGNFFPGTGGPAECGVGAGLGYNVNVAWSGGVNPPLGDAEYLAAFRTVVMPIARDFAPDIVLVSAGFDAAVGHPAPLGGYVVSPACFGYLTRELMQLANGKIVLALEGGYDLPAICDSAEECVRALLGESTTSTIAPSELARPPCQAAVETLQKTIAIQVSHWPCVKRYAHTVGLSALQAHSSEREESDTVTAMAGLSMQSLKRTSDVSCEDSEEPMDQDESK; encoded by the exons ATGCACAGTTTCTTTAACG AAATGGCACGTGATTCGACCATGGGAAGAGACCGAGTACTAGTCGTACCGAACACCGGTATCGCGCTCAATAGTAGCTCATCGTCACAGATAACAGCACCGGCCGACATTAGCCAGCAAATTTTGGAG CTGCAAAAAGAGCAAGAGCTGGAGAAGCAAAAGCTTTGGCATGCGTTTCAGGAGAAAAATAAGGAACTCGAGAtgcagcaccggcagcagtTGGAACACAAATTTCAG GAGTTGCGCGATCAAAGGATAGCGGAGGAAGCGGCCCAGCAACGGGAACGACGAGAACGCGAAGCAATCAAGCGCAAAGAGAAACATGAATGCTGTGCGAACGCAAGCTCGGAGGTGAAACAAAAACTACAG ACTTTTTTAATACAGAAAAAACAAGCCGCTGCATCGAATGGACTATCCTCACCGTTGCCCTACAGAAATTG GGGCGTCGTAAAATCATCATCCGGCGAATCGCTACCGGGTGGTGCCGTTGCAGCGGCTGTTAGTTCGCACCCTTACAAAATCCCTCCACCGCCGAGTTCAATCTCGAAGTACGATCCAGATTTTCCACTCCGAAAAACCG CATCCGAACCGAACTTGCTGAAAATCCGTCTCAAGCAGCGCGTTATCGAGAAGCGTTCCCTGAATGGGCCACTGGCCGCCCGACGCCAGGAGCGTTTGCGCCGACtccagaagcagcagcacaaccaGGCGCTCGCGCAAACAA ATTGTGCGGGAACAGCTAGCGTCACCACAACTGATTCCGGTCCGAACTCCCCACCAACCGTGGGCAGCCGTGCCTCACCCACCAACGCACCGATACAGGAGGAGAACGAGGATCCACAGTACGGTTCGGGAACATCCCGCGCGAGCATCAACGATTTGTCACTGTTCAGCTCACCGTCAATGCCCAACATTTCGCTCGGTCGGCCACACCTCGGCTCGTCAGCCGCCTCCGTTGCTCATCTG ACTATCAACGCAGCCAGACCGACGCATCTCGGTATCGGTAGTATCGGCGGCCAGGGTGCAAGTGTACCGTTCGTCAACCCGTCAATGTTGGATATCACAGAGCAACAGCAGTGTAACCAAAACGTTGCGGCCgttgctgcagctgcagctgcGGCCGCCGCTGCCAGTGGTGTTGTCGGCTTGGAGCGGGCACACCTTACCGGTGCGTTCTCATCGTCATCCGGGCCCGGCTCTTCCAGCATGTATCATCATCAACCGTCGATCACAGATGCGCATGTGGCTCAGGCCCGGCTGCACAAGCAGGGCCATCGGCCGCTGGGACGTACGCAATCGGCACCGTTACCGCTTGGGCATCCGATGTTAGCCGGTGCGAGCAGTGTAGCAGCGGCCGCTATGATGAACATCAGCCAGACACACTTTGAGAACAGCGAG GCTGAACGACAAGCATATGAGCAGCATTTATTGATGAAGCAAAAGATTCGCCAGACGGCACTGACACGTGCCGCTAACTGCGTCAACCGCGAACCGCAGCTGCGCGAAGAAGTAGAATCGAACGAGGTGATCGACCTAACGGACAAAAAGCAACCACCCAAGACGGTGTTGGCAAGCAGCGTCATTAAGAGCACCTCCCAATCGCACCTGCTGTCTCACCAATCGTCGCATGACGACCTCAGCCATGCAGCggcccaacagcagcaccagcatctGTCCGAGCTGatacaccagcagcaacactaTCATCGGGAGCGTGAATTGTTTATGCGACGATCGATACAGCTGTCGGTGCTGGAAGATCCTTACACGCACCATGCGTCCGGCAATGCTGCCGctgccacagcagcagcaaacctgCTCCGACCGCTTTCGCGCACATCCTCCAGCCCGCTGGTACATTTGAGCTCCATAGGAGgaggcagcagtggcggacacCAAACGGCCCAGCAAAGCATGTTTTCCGACACCGGGCAATCGTCTGCCGGTGGGGACGATGATTTGCCGCCTCCGGTGAACCTGACCGTGCAAAACCGCAGCCGTTCGCTGCTGAGCTATACGCACGAAGGTTTGGCCGCGTCGATGGTCGGTGGCACtggtggcaccaccaccacggcaGTTGGTTCGGCGACGACTGGCTCATCCTCCGCTTCCGGTAGCCCGCCGGTCGGGATGGCACTGCAACTTACTACCTCTTCGTCCGCGTCAGCTATTATCGGGGCGAGTCGCGAGCAAAAATTGcgcacaaccaccaccgggcTTGCGTTCGACAGCTTGATGCTCAagcacgtgtgtgcgtgcggcGATAATGCGAACCACCCGGAGCACAGTGGCCGTTTGCAGAGCATCTGGGCCCGGTTGGTCGGTACGGGACTGGCTATACGGTGCGACAAGCTGCGATCGCGCAAAGCGACCCAGGAAGAGTTGCAGACGGTACACACCGAAGGGCACGCGCTGCTGTTCGGCACCAGTCAGCTGAACCGGCAGAAAGTGGACACGAGTCGGGTAAGCTTCGTGCGGCTGGCGTGTGGTGGCGTTGGGGTCGATCTCGACACGACCTGGAACGAGCATCacacggcggcggcggcccgTATGGCGGCCGGGTGCGTCATTGACCTGAGCTACAAGGTGGCGCGGGGTGAAAATCGGAACGGCTTCGCGGTTGTACGGCCCCCGGGCCACCATGCCGAGGCGGACGCAGCGATGggtttctgcttcttcaattCGATAGCGCTGGCCGCCCGATTGTTGCGGCACCGGATGCCGCACGAGATGCGCCGCGTCCTGATCGTCGACTGGGACGTACACCATGGTAACGGTACGCAGCAAGCGTTCTACGATGACGCTTCCGTACTCTACCTGTCCGTCCACCGGCACGACGACGGTAACTTCTTCCCGGGCACGGGAGGACCGGCCGAGTGTGGGGTGGGCGCCGGGCTAGGTTACAACGTGAATGTGGCCTGGTCCGGCGGCGTCAACCCGCCGCTCGGTGATGCAGAGTATTTGGCAGCATTTCGTACCGTGGTGATGCCGATCGCGCGGGATTTCGCTCCGGACATTGTGCTCGTGTCGGCTGGGTTTGATGCTGCCGTTGGGCATCCGGCACCGCTCGGTGGGTACGTCGTTTCGCCTGCCTGTTTCGGCTATTTGACGCGCGAGTTAATGCAGCTCGCAAATGGCAAG ATTGTGCTCGCACTGGAGGGAGGCTACGATTTGCCGGCGATTTGCGACTCAGCGGAAGAGTGCGTACGGGCGTTACTGGGCGAAAGCACCACCTCCACAATCGCACCGTCCGAGCTGGCTCGACCACCGTGCCAGGCGGCAGTGGAAACGCTGCAGAAAACGATCGCTATTCAAGTGTCGCACTGGCCGTGCGTCAAACGATACGCTCACACCGTTGGACTATCCGCGCTGCAGGCGCACAGCAGCGAGCGGGAAGAGTCGGACACTGTTACTGCGATGGCGGGACTGTCGATGCAGTCGCTGAAGAG aacaTCCGATGTGTCCTGCGAAGACTCCGAGGAACCGATGGACCAAGATGAGTCCAAATAA
- the LOC118510450 gene encoding histone deacetylase 4 isoform X3, whose translation MHSFFNEMARDSTMGRDRVLVVPNTGIALNSSSSSQITAPADISQQILELQKEQELEKQKLWHAFQEKNKELEMQHRQQLEHKFQELRDQRIAEEAAQQRERREREAIKRKEKHECCANASSEVKQKLQTFLIQKKQAAASNGLSSPLPYRNWGVVKSSSGESLPGGAVAAAVSSHPYKIPPPPSSISKYDPDFPLRKTDCAGTASVTTTDSGPNSPPTVGSRASPTNAPIQEENEDPQYGSGTSRASINDLSLFSSPSMPNISLGRPHLGSSAASVAHLTINAARPTHLGIGSIGGQGASVPFVNPSMLDITEQQQCNQNVAAVAAAAAAAAAASGVVGLERAHLTGAFSSSSGPGSSSMYHHQPSITDAHVAQARLHKQGHRPLGRTQSAPLPLGHPMLAGASSVAAAAMMNISQTHFENSEAERQAYEQHLLMKQKIRQTALTRAANCVNREPQLREEVESNEVIDLTDKKQPPKTVLASSVIKSTSQSHLLSHQSSHDDLSHAAAQQQHQHLSELIHQQQHYHRERELFMRRSIQLSVLEDPYTHHASGNAAAATAAANLLRPLSRTSSSPLVHLSSIGGGSSGGHQTAQQSMFSDTGQSSAGGDDDLPPPVNLTVQNRSRSLLSYTHEGLAASMVGGTGGTTTTAVGSATTGSSSASGSPPVGMALQLTTSSSASAIIGASREQKLRTTTTGLAFDSLMLKHVCACGDNANHPEHSGRLQSIWARLVGTGLAIRCDKLRSRKATQEELQTVHTEGHALLFGTSQLNRQKVDTSRVSFVRLACGGVGVDLDTTWNEHHTAAAARMAAGCVIDLSYKVARGENRNGFAVVRPPGHHAEADAAMGFCFFNSIALAARLLRHRMPHEMRRVLIVDWDVHHGNGTQQAFYDDASVLYLSVHRHDDGNFFPGTGGPAECGVGAGLGYNVNVAWSGGVNPPLGDAEYLAAFRTVVMPIARDFAPDIVLVSAGFDAAVGHPAPLGGYVVSPACFGYLTRELMQLANGKIVLALEGGYDLPAICDSAEECVRALLGESTTSTIAPSELARPPCQAAVETLQKTIAIQVSHWPCVKRYAHTVGLSALQAHSSEREESDTVTAMAGLSMQSLKRTSDVSCEDSEEPMDQDESK comes from the exons ATGCACAGTTTCTTTAACG AAATGGCACGTGATTCGACCATGGGAAGAGACCGAGTACTAGTCGTACCGAACACCGGTATCGCGCTCAATAGTAGCTCATCGTCACAGATAACAGCACCGGCCGACATTAGCCAGCAAATTTTGGAG CTGCAAAAAGAGCAAGAGCTGGAGAAGCAAAAGCTTTGGCATGCGTTTCAGGAGAAAAATAAGGAACTCGAGAtgcagcaccggcagcagtTGGAACACAAATTTCAG GAGTTGCGCGATCAAAGGATAGCGGAGGAAGCGGCCCAGCAACGGGAACGACGAGAACGCGAAGCAATCAAGCGCAAAGAGAAACATGAATGCTGTGCGAACGCAAGCTCGGAGGTGAAACAAAAACTACAG ACTTTTTTAATACAGAAAAAACAAGCCGCTGCATCGAATGGACTATCCTCACCGTTGCCCTACAGAAATTG GGGCGTCGTAAAATCATCATCCGGCGAATCGCTACCGGGTGGTGCCGTTGCAGCGGCTGTTAGTTCGCACCCTTACAAAATCCCTCCACCGCCGAGTTCAATCTCGAAGTACGATCCAGATTTTCCACTCCGAAAAACCG ATTGTGCGGGAACAGCTAGCGTCACCACAACTGATTCCGGTCCGAACTCCCCACCAACCGTGGGCAGCCGTGCCTCACCCACCAACGCACCGATACAGGAGGAGAACGAGGATCCACAGTACGGTTCGGGAACATCCCGCGCGAGCATCAACGATTTGTCACTGTTCAGCTCACCGTCAATGCCCAACATTTCGCTCGGTCGGCCACACCTCGGCTCGTCAGCCGCCTCCGTTGCTCATCTG ACTATCAACGCAGCCAGACCGACGCATCTCGGTATCGGTAGTATCGGCGGCCAGGGTGCAAGTGTACCGTTCGTCAACCCGTCAATGTTGGATATCACAGAGCAACAGCAGTGTAACCAAAACGTTGCGGCCgttgctgcagctgcagctgcGGCCGCCGCTGCCAGTGGTGTTGTCGGCTTGGAGCGGGCACACCTTACCGGTGCGTTCTCATCGTCATCCGGGCCCGGCTCTTCCAGCATGTATCATCATCAACCGTCGATCACAGATGCGCATGTGGCTCAGGCCCGGCTGCACAAGCAGGGCCATCGGCCGCTGGGACGTACGCAATCGGCACCGTTACCGCTTGGGCATCCGATGTTAGCCGGTGCGAGCAGTGTAGCAGCGGCCGCTATGATGAACATCAGCCAGACACACTTTGAGAACAGCGAG GCTGAACGACAAGCATATGAGCAGCATTTATTGATGAAGCAAAAGATTCGCCAGACGGCACTGACACGTGCCGCTAACTGCGTCAACCGCGAACCGCAGCTGCGCGAAGAAGTAGAATCGAACGAGGTGATCGACCTAACGGACAAAAAGCAACCACCCAAGACGGTGTTGGCAAGCAGCGTCATTAAGAGCACCTCCCAATCGCACCTGCTGTCTCACCAATCGTCGCATGACGACCTCAGCCATGCAGCggcccaacagcagcaccagcatctGTCCGAGCTGatacaccagcagcaacactaTCATCGGGAGCGTGAATTGTTTATGCGACGATCGATACAGCTGTCGGTGCTGGAAGATCCTTACACGCACCATGCGTCCGGCAATGCTGCCGctgccacagcagcagcaaacctgCTCCGACCGCTTTCGCGCACATCCTCCAGCCCGCTGGTACATTTGAGCTCCATAGGAGgaggcagcagtggcggacacCAAACGGCCCAGCAAAGCATGTTTTCCGACACCGGGCAATCGTCTGCCGGTGGGGACGATGATTTGCCGCCTCCGGTGAACCTGACCGTGCAAAACCGCAGCCGTTCGCTGCTGAGCTATACGCACGAAGGTTTGGCCGCGTCGATGGTCGGTGGCACtggtggcaccaccaccacggcaGTTGGTTCGGCGACGACTGGCTCATCCTCCGCTTCCGGTAGCCCGCCGGTCGGGATGGCACTGCAACTTACTACCTCTTCGTCCGCGTCAGCTATTATCGGGGCGAGTCGCGAGCAAAAATTGcgcacaaccaccaccgggcTTGCGTTCGACAGCTTGATGCTCAagcacgtgtgtgcgtgcggcGATAATGCGAACCACCCGGAGCACAGTGGCCGTTTGCAGAGCATCTGGGCCCGGTTGGTCGGTACGGGACTGGCTATACGGTGCGACAAGCTGCGATCGCGCAAAGCGACCCAGGAAGAGTTGCAGACGGTACACACCGAAGGGCACGCGCTGCTGTTCGGCACCAGTCAGCTGAACCGGCAGAAAGTGGACACGAGTCGGGTAAGCTTCGTGCGGCTGGCGTGTGGTGGCGTTGGGGTCGATCTCGACACGACCTGGAACGAGCATCacacggcggcggcggcccgTATGGCGGCCGGGTGCGTCATTGACCTGAGCTACAAGGTGGCGCGGGGTGAAAATCGGAACGGCTTCGCGGTTGTACGGCCCCCGGGCCACCATGCCGAGGCGGACGCAGCGATGggtttctgcttcttcaattCGATAGCGCTGGCCGCCCGATTGTTGCGGCACCGGATGCCGCACGAGATGCGCCGCGTCCTGATCGTCGACTGGGACGTACACCATGGTAACGGTACGCAGCAAGCGTTCTACGATGACGCTTCCGTACTCTACCTGTCCGTCCACCGGCACGACGACGGTAACTTCTTCCCGGGCACGGGAGGACCGGCCGAGTGTGGGGTGGGCGCCGGGCTAGGTTACAACGTGAATGTGGCCTGGTCCGGCGGCGTCAACCCGCCGCTCGGTGATGCAGAGTATTTGGCAGCATTTCGTACCGTGGTGATGCCGATCGCGCGGGATTTCGCTCCGGACATTGTGCTCGTGTCGGCTGGGTTTGATGCTGCCGTTGGGCATCCGGCACCGCTCGGTGGGTACGTCGTTTCGCCTGCCTGTTTCGGCTATTTGACGCGCGAGTTAATGCAGCTCGCAAATGGCAAG ATTGTGCTCGCACTGGAGGGAGGCTACGATTTGCCGGCGATTTGCGACTCAGCGGAAGAGTGCGTACGGGCGTTACTGGGCGAAAGCACCACCTCCACAATCGCACCGTCCGAGCTGGCTCGACCACCGTGCCAGGCGGCAGTGGAAACGCTGCAGAAAACGATCGCTATTCAAGTGTCGCACTGGCCGTGCGTCAAACGATACGCTCACACCGTTGGACTATCCGCGCTGCAGGCGCACAGCAGCGAGCGGGAAGAGTCGGACACTGTTACTGCGATGGCGGGACTGTCGATGCAGTCGCTGAAGAG aacaTCCGATGTGTCCTGCGAAGACTCCGAGGAACCGATGGACCAAGATGAGTCCAAATAA
- the LOC118510450 gene encoding histone deacetylase 4 isoform X2, producing MARDSTMGRDRVLVVPNTGIALNSSSSSQITAPADISQQILELQKEQELEKQKLWHAFQEKNKELEMQHRQQLEHKFQELRDQRIAEEAAQQRERREREAIKRKEKHECCANASSEVKQKLQTFLIQKKQAAASNGLSSPLPYRNWGVVKSSSGESLPGGAVAAAVSSHPYKIPPPPSSISKYDPDFPLRKTASEPNLLKIRLKQRVIEKRSLNGPLAARRQERLRRLQKQQHNQALAQTNCAGTASVTTTDSGPNSPPTVGSRASPTNAPIQEENEDPQYGSGTSRASINDLSLFSSPSMPNISLGRPHLGSSAASVAHLTINAARPTHLGIGSIGGQGASVPFVNPSMLDITEQQQCNQNVAAVAAAAAAAAAASGVVGLERAHLTGAFSSSSGPGSSSMYHHQPSITDAHVAQARLHKQGHRPLGRTQSAPLPLGHPMLAGASSVAAAAMMNISQTHFENSEAERQAYEQHLLMKQKIRQTALTRAANCVNREPQLREEVESNEVIDLTDKKQPPKTVLASSVIKSTSQSHLLSHQSSHDDLSHAAAQQQHQHLSELIHQQQHYHRERELFMRRSIQLSVLEDPYTHHASGNAAAATAAANLLRPLSRTSSSPLVHLSSIGGGSSGGHQTAQQSMFSDTGQSSAGGDDDLPPPVNLTVQNRSRSLLSYTHEGLAASMVGGTGGTTTTAVGSATTGSSSASGSPPVGMALQLTTSSSASAIIGASREQKLRTTTTGLAFDSLMLKHVCACGDNANHPEHSGRLQSIWARLVGTGLAIRCDKLRSRKATQEELQTVHTEGHALLFGTSQLNRQKVDTSRVSFVRLACGGVGVDLDTTWNEHHTAAAARMAAGCVIDLSYKVARGENRNGFAVVRPPGHHAEADAAMGFCFFNSIALAARLLRHRMPHEMRRVLIVDWDVHHGNGTQQAFYDDASVLYLSVHRHDDGNFFPGTGGPAECGVGAGLGYNVNVAWSGGVNPPLGDAEYLAAFRTVVMPIARDFAPDIVLVSAGFDAAVGHPAPLGGYVVSPACFGYLTRELMQLANGKIVLALEGGYDLPAICDSAEECVRALLGESTTSTIAPSELARPPCQAAVETLQKTIAIQVSHWPCVKRYAHTVGLSALQAHSSEREESDTVTAMAGLSMQSLKRTSDVSCEDSEEPMDQDESK from the exons ATGGCACGTGATTCGACCATGGGAAGAGACCGAGTACTAGTCGTACCGAACACCGGTATCGCGCTCAATAGTAGCTCATCGTCACAGATAACAGCACCGGCCGACATTAGCCAGCAAATTTTGGAG CTGCAAAAAGAGCAAGAGCTGGAGAAGCAAAAGCTTTGGCATGCGTTTCAGGAGAAAAATAAGGAACTCGAGAtgcagcaccggcagcagtTGGAACACAAATTTCAG GAGTTGCGCGATCAAAGGATAGCGGAGGAAGCGGCCCAGCAACGGGAACGACGAGAACGCGAAGCAATCAAGCGCAAAGAGAAACATGAATGCTGTGCGAACGCAAGCTCGGAGGTGAAACAAAAACTACAG ACTTTTTTAATACAGAAAAAACAAGCCGCTGCATCGAATGGACTATCCTCACCGTTGCCCTACAGAAATTG GGGCGTCGTAAAATCATCATCCGGCGAATCGCTACCGGGTGGTGCCGTTGCAGCGGCTGTTAGTTCGCACCCTTACAAAATCCCTCCACCGCCGAGTTCAATCTCGAAGTACGATCCAGATTTTCCACTCCGAAAAACCG CATCCGAACCGAACTTGCTGAAAATCCGTCTCAAGCAGCGCGTTATCGAGAAGCGTTCCCTGAATGGGCCACTGGCCGCCCGACGCCAGGAGCGTTTGCGCCGACtccagaagcagcagcacaaccaGGCGCTCGCGCAAACAA ATTGTGCGGGAACAGCTAGCGTCACCACAACTGATTCCGGTCCGAACTCCCCACCAACCGTGGGCAGCCGTGCCTCACCCACCAACGCACCGATACAGGAGGAGAACGAGGATCCACAGTACGGTTCGGGAACATCCCGCGCGAGCATCAACGATTTGTCACTGTTCAGCTCACCGTCAATGCCCAACATTTCGCTCGGTCGGCCACACCTCGGCTCGTCAGCCGCCTCCGTTGCTCATCTG ACTATCAACGCAGCCAGACCGACGCATCTCGGTATCGGTAGTATCGGCGGCCAGGGTGCAAGTGTACCGTTCGTCAACCCGTCAATGTTGGATATCACAGAGCAACAGCAGTGTAACCAAAACGTTGCGGCCgttgctgcagctgcagctgcGGCCGCCGCTGCCAGTGGTGTTGTCGGCTTGGAGCGGGCACACCTTACCGGTGCGTTCTCATCGTCATCCGGGCCCGGCTCTTCCAGCATGTATCATCATCAACCGTCGATCACAGATGCGCATGTGGCTCAGGCCCGGCTGCACAAGCAGGGCCATCGGCCGCTGGGACGTACGCAATCGGCACCGTTACCGCTTGGGCATCCGATGTTAGCCGGTGCGAGCAGTGTAGCAGCGGCCGCTATGATGAACATCAGCCAGACACACTTTGAGAACAGCGAG GCTGAACGACAAGCATATGAGCAGCATTTATTGATGAAGCAAAAGATTCGCCAGACGGCACTGACACGTGCCGCTAACTGCGTCAACCGCGAACCGCAGCTGCGCGAAGAAGTAGAATCGAACGAGGTGATCGACCTAACGGACAAAAAGCAACCACCCAAGACGGTGTTGGCAAGCAGCGTCATTAAGAGCACCTCCCAATCGCACCTGCTGTCTCACCAATCGTCGCATGACGACCTCAGCCATGCAGCggcccaacagcagcaccagcatctGTCCGAGCTGatacaccagcagcaacactaTCATCGGGAGCGTGAATTGTTTATGCGACGATCGATACAGCTGTCGGTGCTGGAAGATCCTTACACGCACCATGCGTCCGGCAATGCTGCCGctgccacagcagcagcaaacctgCTCCGACCGCTTTCGCGCACATCCTCCAGCCCGCTGGTACATTTGAGCTCCATAGGAGgaggcagcagtggcggacacCAAACGGCCCAGCAAAGCATGTTTTCCGACACCGGGCAATCGTCTGCCGGTGGGGACGATGATTTGCCGCCTCCGGTGAACCTGACCGTGCAAAACCGCAGCCGTTCGCTGCTGAGCTATACGCACGAAGGTTTGGCCGCGTCGATGGTCGGTGGCACtggtggcaccaccaccacggcaGTTGGTTCGGCGACGACTGGCTCATCCTCCGCTTCCGGTAGCCCGCCGGTCGGGATGGCACTGCAACTTACTACCTCTTCGTCCGCGTCAGCTATTATCGGGGCGAGTCGCGAGCAAAAATTGcgcacaaccaccaccgggcTTGCGTTCGACAGCTTGATGCTCAagcacgtgtgtgcgtgcggcGATAATGCGAACCACCCGGAGCACAGTGGCCGTTTGCAGAGCATCTGGGCCCGGTTGGTCGGTACGGGACTGGCTATACGGTGCGACAAGCTGCGATCGCGCAAAGCGACCCAGGAAGAGTTGCAGACGGTACACACCGAAGGGCACGCGCTGCTGTTCGGCACCAGTCAGCTGAACCGGCAGAAAGTGGACACGAGTCGGGTAAGCTTCGTGCGGCTGGCGTGTGGTGGCGTTGGGGTCGATCTCGACACGACCTGGAACGAGCATCacacggcggcggcggcccgTATGGCGGCCGGGTGCGTCATTGACCTGAGCTACAAGGTGGCGCGGGGTGAAAATCGGAACGGCTTCGCGGTTGTACGGCCCCCGGGCCACCATGCCGAGGCGGACGCAGCGATGggtttctgcttcttcaattCGATAGCGCTGGCCGCCCGATTGTTGCGGCACCGGATGCCGCACGAGATGCGCCGCGTCCTGATCGTCGACTGGGACGTACACCATGGTAACGGTACGCAGCAAGCGTTCTACGATGACGCTTCCGTACTCTACCTGTCCGTCCACCGGCACGACGACGGTAACTTCTTCCCGGGCACGGGAGGACCGGCCGAGTGTGGGGTGGGCGCCGGGCTAGGTTACAACGTGAATGTGGCCTGGTCCGGCGGCGTCAACCCGCCGCTCGGTGATGCAGAGTATTTGGCAGCATTTCGTACCGTGGTGATGCCGATCGCGCGGGATTTCGCTCCGGACATTGTGCTCGTGTCGGCTGGGTTTGATGCTGCCGTTGGGCATCCGGCACCGCTCGGTGGGTACGTCGTTTCGCCTGCCTGTTTCGGCTATTTGACGCGCGAGTTAATGCAGCTCGCAAATGGCAAG ATTGTGCTCGCACTGGAGGGAGGCTACGATTTGCCGGCGATTTGCGACTCAGCGGAAGAGTGCGTACGGGCGTTACTGGGCGAAAGCACCACCTCCACAATCGCACCGTCCGAGCTGGCTCGACCACCGTGCCAGGCGGCAGTGGAAACGCTGCAGAAAACGATCGCTATTCAAGTGTCGCACTGGCCGTGCGTCAAACGATACGCTCACACCGTTGGACTATCCGCGCTGCAGGCGCACAGCAGCGAGCGGGAAGAGTCGGACACTGTTACTGCGATGGCGGGACTGTCGATGCAGTCGCTGAAGAG aacaTCCGATGTGTCCTGCGAAGACTCCGAGGAACCGATGGACCAAGATGAGTCCAAATAA